A region of uncultured Draconibacterium sp. DNA encodes the following proteins:
- a CDS encoding amino acid permease, with the protein MAKSLVNTNAKFGTMPVFLTALSTILGAILFLRFGWAVGQVGFIGVIGIIVLGHIVTIPTAFAVAEIATNQRVQGGGAYYIISRSFGLNIGGAIGIALYLSQAISVAFYVIAFGEAFEPVIKWIGETYNFFIPDRRWISIPTMVLLSILILTKGANVGMKALYVVVAILLTSIAMFFLGDSSIKPEVVNFHSKIPNNLNFFFVFTIIFPAFTGLAAGLGLSGDLKDPKKSIPRGTLWATVVGMLVYIAVAYKFAVSATPEDLVADQLIMTKIAIWGPIIPIGLAAASLSSALGSIMVAPRTLQAIGYDDIFPQNHINRWFAKGRQTDNEPINGSLITIVIAFVFVVVGDVDFVAQIISMFFMVTYSAICLISLLEHFAADPAYRPTFRSSWHLSLLGTLSSLWLMFQMNATYAAVSVVIMAMIYYIIMLNNEENQGLNKLFRGVIFQLSRQLQIMLQRADSEKDKSWRPFGVCISHDTFKRRSAFDIMRWISYKYGFGTYIHFIKGLLNEKNTEESKQVLDRLIQLSAGSNNRVYLDTIISPSYTSAIAQVVQLSGISGKGNNLILFEFSRTDPGNLKEITGNYQIVESAGFDICILNTSYKSFGYKKEIHIWISPEDYVNANLMILLGYIILGHPEWKKGKIKIFALYPEQDVEEKRNQLLELIKAGRLPISPSNISMVTFESGDRKSKIMKYSADADLTIIGFTTDALKNIEEFSEGYNDLGNILFVSSNRAKAIN; encoded by the coding sequence ATGGCAAAATCGCTGGTAAATACAAATGCAAAATTTGGAACCATGCCGGTTTTTCTAACGGCACTTTCTACCATACTCGGAGCAATTTTATTTCTGCGTTTTGGATGGGCTGTTGGGCAGGTTGGTTTTATTGGTGTTATCGGTATAATCGTTTTAGGTCATATTGTAACTATTCCTACAGCTTTTGCCGTTGCCGAAATTGCTACCAACCAGCGCGTGCAAGGTGGTGGTGCCTATTACATCATCAGCCGGTCCTTTGGATTGAATATTGGCGGAGCCATTGGCATTGCTCTATACCTCTCGCAGGCTATTAGTGTAGCTTTTTATGTGATCGCTTTTGGCGAAGCGTTTGAGCCGGTGATAAAATGGATTGGTGAAACTTATAACTTTTTCATCCCCGACCGAAGGTGGATTTCCATTCCAACAATGGTATTACTTTCCATATTAATCCTTACAAAAGGTGCAAATGTTGGCATGAAAGCGCTGTACGTGGTAGTTGCCATTTTATTGACCTCCATCGCTATGTTCTTTTTAGGCGATTCATCGATAAAACCTGAAGTGGTTAATTTTCACAGCAAAATTCCGAATAACCTGAATTTCTTCTTTGTTTTCACCATTATCTTCCCGGCATTTACCGGGCTTGCAGCAGGATTGGGACTCTCGGGCGATTTAAAAGATCCTAAAAAATCCATTCCACGGGGAACCTTATGGGCCACTGTAGTTGGCATGCTGGTATATATTGCCGTTGCCTACAAATTTGCCGTATCGGCAACACCCGAAGATTTGGTGGCCGACCAATTGATTATGACCAAAATCGCCATTTGGGGGCCAATAATCCCGATCGGGCTGGCAGCGGCCTCGTTAAGTTCGGCATTAGGATCGATAATGGTTGCACCACGAACCTTACAAGCCATTGGCTACGACGATATTTTCCCGCAGAACCACATCAACCGCTGGTTTGCCAAAGGAAGACAAACCGATAACGAACCCATCAACGGCTCGCTGATAACCATTGTTATTGCATTTGTTTTTGTAGTAGTTGGCGATGTCGACTTTGTGGCCCAAATCATCTCCATGTTCTTTATGGTAACCTACAGTGCCATCTGCCTCATCTCCTTACTGGAGCACTTTGCCGCCGATCCGGCCTACCGCCCAACCTTCCGTTCAAGCTGGCATTTATCGCTTCTCGGAACACTTTCGTCGCTGTGGCTAATGTTTCAAATGAATGCTACTTATGCAGCTGTTTCGGTGGTAATAATGGCAATGATCTATTACATTATCATGCTTAACAATGAGGAGAACCAGGGACTGAACAAACTTTTCCGTGGTGTGATTTTCCAGCTTAGCCGCCAATTGCAAATTATGCTGCAACGTGCCGACAGCGAAAAAGATAAAAGCTGGCGACCATTTGGAGTGTGTATTTCGCACGATACGTTTAAACGCCGCTCGGCATTCGATATTATGCGCTGGATCTCATACAAATACGGCTTTGGAACCTACATCCATTTTATAAAAGGGTTGCTGAACGAGAAAAATACAGAAGAATCAAAACAAGTTCTGGATCGTCTGATTCAACTTTCAGCCGGAAGCAACAACCGTGTTTATCTCGACACGATAATTTCGCCATCATATACTTCTGCAATTGCGCAGGTGGTGCAACTTTCAGGGATATCAGGCAAAGGAAACAACCTTATTCTATTTGAATTCTCGAGAACCGATCCGGGGAATCTGAAAGAAATTACCGGCAATTACCAGATTGTTGAATCGGCCGGTTTCGACATTTGTATTCTGAATACATCGTACAAAAGTTTTGGCTATAAGAAAGAAATTCATATCTGGATAAGCCCTGAAGACTACGTAAACGCCAATTTAATGATATTGCTGGGCTACATCATTTTAGGCCACCCCGAGTGGAAAAAAGGCAAGATTAAAATATTTGCACTTTATCCCGAGCAGGATGTTGAGGAAAAACGCAATCAACTTTTGGAATTGATAAAAGCCGGACGTTTACCAATCAGCCCGTCGAATATATCGATGGTGACGTTTGAGTCGGGCGACCGAAAAAGCAAAATCATGAAATACTCGGCCGATGCCGACCTTACAATCATTGGTTTTACCACCGATGCATTGAAAAATATTGAAGAATTCAGCGAAGGTTACAACGACCTGGGTAACATCCTGTTTGTGAGCTCAAACCGGGCAAAAGCAATAAACTAG
- the coaD gene encoding pantetheine-phosphate adenylyltransferase translates to MERIAIFPGSFDPFTVGHESIVRRAISMFDKIYIMIGFNANKKPFFPIEKRMKWINQVFENEPTVEVRLHEGLTVDFCKEVGAKYILRGIRTSSDFEYERSIAQINKKMHPEIESVFLLTLPEHTPVNASIIRDIVSHGGDASMFLPKGLDMSEFKIE, encoded by the coding sequence ATGGAAAGAATAGCCATATTCCCCGGATCTTTTGATCCTTTTACAGTAGGACACGAGTCGATTGTGCGACGTGCCATTTCAATGTTCGATAAGATCTATATCATGATTGGTTTTAACGCCAACAAAAAACCGTTCTTTCCCATTGAAAAAAGGATGAAATGGATCAACCAGGTTTTTGAAAATGAACCTACTGTTGAGGTTCGTTTACACGAAGGACTAACCGTAGATTTCTGTAAAGAGGTAGGAGCAAAATACATCTTACGCGGAATACGTACCTCTTCCGATTTTGAATACGAACGTTCTATAGCCCAGATAAATAAAAAAATGCACCCTGAGATTGAATCGGTATTTCTACTCACCTTGCCGGAACATACACCGGTTAATGCAAGTATAATTCGCGATATTGTTTCGCATGGCGGCGATGCAAGCATGTTCCTTCCAAAGGGACTGGATATGAGCGAGTTTAAAATTGAATAA
- a CDS encoding NUDIX domain-containing protein: MQKYKVFLNEKKIGFVPDVNITLSKLCRILTENSGIEDIMDWLPDFENDDIQETVVEHPEVELLFQNFRSAFLQIDAAGGVVKRDGKLLFIFRNGKWDLPKGKIDKDESIKTAALREVEEECGITNHFIVKVLPSTYHIYKSPYKKTLGQWIFKETYWFEMEYNGTETPIPQQEEGITEVRWFFPNELDVVLENTYENLKALIELYRV, translated from the coding sequence ATGCAAAAGTATAAAGTTTTTTTGAATGAAAAGAAGATCGGTTTTGTGCCGGACGTGAATATAACATTGAGTAAACTATGCCGAATTTTGACTGAAAACAGCGGCATTGAAGATATAATGGACTGGTTACCGGATTTTGAAAACGACGATATACAGGAAACTGTTGTAGAACATCCTGAAGTTGAGCTTTTGTTTCAGAATTTCAGATCAGCATTTTTGCAGATTGATGCTGCCGGTGGAGTTGTAAAACGTGACGGCAAATTGCTCTTTATTTTCCGAAACGGGAAATGGGATCTGCCAAAAGGAAAAATTGATAAAGATGAAAGTATAAAAACTGCAGCTTTGCGAGAAGTGGAAGAAGAATGTGGCATTACAAATCATTTCATAGTAAAAGTGCTGCCATCAACCTATCACATTTACAAATCGCCGTATAAAAAAACACTGGGTCAGTGGATTTTTAAAGAAACCTATTGGTTTGAAATGGAATACAATGGCACGGAAACACCAATCCCTCAGCAGGAAGAAGGCATTACCGAAGTACGTTGGTTTTTTCCGAATGAACTGGACGTTGTGCTCGAAAATACCTACGAAAACCTAAAAGCGCTGATCGAACTTTACCGGGTTTGA
- a CDS encoding redoxin family protein translates to MNHNIRFLIILIAALSFSLNGMATIIRCSNPEYANEQLTFYAFADPISNNNKVAFILKFNSEGTSEASIQIDEPLFTFSEFGIYRGMLLLEPGKNIDLKLPPLKKKSFADQKNPYFQPIAFWIYTNNGEMLNDKISRFEQKLNELTDKDFNALYFQQSEAAFNRLKAGINEAFPEKGSESFELRKTLRLKLMEADIFRRSPEDYSSVFQSISPKFWEHQSFKTLFDKTFDKQLSFSAKAIGGAKVSAAVAGENINALLDFIAEKYKLSGTMADLVLLKMLHDGFYSKEFPEKAIKNMIASKHFTGNRETKIREAAKNVSAKITFLEKGSEAPAICLNDLNGKKLCTNDNQEKFKYIVFADVETVICQEHLKYLSRLNELFNKNLDIFVVLRNTDRAGIDSFLKENKVPATVLIDSENKAISEYKVRSFPQCFLLNEKHQVVFDDAKAPLNGFEQQFGTWLRNELFMRQRNQTR, encoded by the coding sequence ATGAACCATAACATACGTTTTCTGATAATCCTCATCGCAGCGTTGAGCTTTTCGTTAAATGGAATGGCAACCATTATTCGTTGTTCCAATCCCGAATACGCCAACGAACAGCTTACTTTTTATGCCTTTGCCGACCCGATTTCGAACAACAATAAAGTGGCTTTTATTTTAAAATTCAACAGCGAAGGAACAAGCGAGGCTTCCATACAAATTGATGAACCGCTTTTTACTTTTTCCGAATTTGGCATTTACCGTGGAATGTTGTTGCTGGAGCCGGGAAAAAATATCGATTTAAAACTTCCGCCACTTAAAAAGAAATCGTTTGCCGACCAGAAGAATCCTTACTTTCAGCCAATTGCGTTTTGGATTTATACCAACAACGGCGAGATGCTCAACGACAAAATCAGCCGCTTTGAGCAGAAACTAAACGAATTGACAGATAAAGATTTTAACGCCTTATATTTTCAGCAATCCGAAGCGGCCTTTAACCGACTAAAAGCCGGCATCAACGAAGCCTTCCCTGAAAAAGGATCAGAGAGTTTTGAGCTGCGTAAAACTTTGCGATTAAAACTTATGGAAGCTGATATTTTTAGAAGGAGTCCTGAAGATTATTCCTCTGTTTTCCAGTCGATTTCGCCGAAATTCTGGGAACACCAATCGTTTAAAACCTTATTCGACAAAACCTTCGACAAACAACTTAGCTTTTCGGCAAAAGCCATTGGCGGAGCAAAAGTATCGGCTGCAGTTGCCGGTGAAAACATAAACGCCTTGCTCGATTTTATTGCGGAGAAATATAAACTCTCCGGAACAATGGCCGATCTGGTATTATTAAAAATGCTGCACGATGGTTTTTACTCCAAAGAATTTCCTGAGAAAGCCATAAAAAATATGATTGCCAGCAAACATTTTACAGGAAACCGCGAAACAAAAATCCGTGAGGCAGCCAAAAATGTGTCCGCTAAAATTACATTTCTGGAAAAAGGAAGCGAAGCACCGGCCATTTGTTTAAACGACCTTAACGGTAAAAAGCTTTGCACAAACGACAACCAGGAGAAATTTAAATACATTGTTTTTGCTGATGTTGAAACCGTAATTTGCCAGGAACACTTAAAATACCTGAGCCGCCTGAACGAACTATTTAATAAAAACCTCGATATTTTTGTGGTGCTGCGAAACACCGACAGAGCAGGAATCGATAGCTTTTTAAAAGAAAACAAGGTGCCGGCAACCGTATTAATCGACAGTGAAAATAAAGCCATTTCAGAATATAAAGTCCGGTCATTTCCGCAATGTTTTTTACTAAATGAAAAACACCAGGTGGTTTTTGATGATGCCAAAGCACCGCTAAACGGTTTCGAGCAACAATTTGGCACCTGGCTGCGCAACGAACTTTTTATGCGTCAGCGCAATCAAACCCGGTAA